Proteins from a single region of Bombus vancouverensis nearcticus chromosome 5, iyBomVanc1_principal, whole genome shotgun sequence:
- the e(y)3 gene encoding PHD finger protein enhancer of yellow 3 isoform X3: MEEEVNLTLKLEETESQSEIMKNDIEVDPENKKENSTEEIVKESQVEVIKNDVADEPENQQSSAFHEEIINESQPEIVTKSQLEIIKSDGKEEPETRKYATLPKETLIENEKNFVINMDDNIAHSANVETASDIEMNAEKVVKITDAEDLELNKNEELSNKQQLEDNLKCDTNKDNLKDILETASKVEDIFSEEQCQSTQDIVTSILDDVRNATDFKNILSTEAVVANEIEEVLQQSGNIPLAETEIEELTEKLPQDSEDILNKDMEDSISEHIDSLEGLLGLDLIPEGEDSSLKATKAEEELQKSDQLSKVVDMSLLLEQSDPISDMAQTSDYITQVISSCLTDRNDLPLETTKKSNTIEVVDDKVKKSPASDILKIDGSIIVESIDKDENVEDLQKDLKQVTDLEENELDIDFEEAQLESVGDLEDIESQPEIDKNDVDEESENIKNAGLSEEIVAEDQENLVINMDDNTVNATNVETASDIEIELASDILLHNMDHNDKAENVGDIQKDLKVDSDLTETELDIEFEEAHLESVGDLEEIESQAEITKSDLEEIESQAEITKGDVKETEPQEEIAESDLEEIKLQAEIANSDIKEIESQVEMPESDVEETESQTEIAKGDVEETEVQIKIAEDNVEETESQTERAEDNVEETESQAKIAEGNVEETESQTERAEDNVEETESQAEIIKGDIKETESKIKINKSNIEETETQINIAKDNVEEEPENKNNMELTEEIIIESQPEIMKSSVEEECENKKKMEFTEKIVTESQPKIMKCDIEEESENKKELPVELPIELPAKLPEKIVIEDQENLIINMDNNTVNLANVERASNIDTSNILLHNMDCYGKEEDVGDLQKVLKGDTNLTENELGMDFEGAPLESVNDLAETELQPAITKIDVEEESENRKHIELPGKIVTEPQPEVVKNADEEEHENRKGVEFSEEIITKIQENLVIDMDVNSVDLSNVERSNDIETQLTSDILLHNMGQDNKDNNFENLQKDLREGTNLDMDFEEAPLESITDLEETESQSGIVKNDIEGDSSEDRKNAGLPEAIVTEDNPAEGNLTEDNLTEDNLAEENLVTNMKDNIADFPNMERSSDIELELPSDILLPNVDHDENLDDARSAIETSQPSSEISELESAVKFLQESEEQAMDSPLVLSPKMMESVVDDISKQADASSLFVPNEDICENTSELEVELQNITTDSISISEAEIISEAAKLESERKLAEQIKIVALQDKFEIDDDKETINEGIIEGKITLSETKFGVTPLENIEIQQLRNLESNKVSDAVITLPHVSPNVLKTSESIPKVSILEERLREPPKIEIPTTDVAKVSLSPNISKDSLLIQKDAKLIAYQKMLESPKMSDKSESKIVDTPRKDSEKHDFENVGSPRIILKIAKSAITDCGEPRSPKSPKIRSATNSPNPEDSPGQKLGKIKLKLSKGGHPSIISNENIEEVGQWYSEGSSSLSPLGMKIKFSKSGDPSIVSAEKYESIDDCKEGKHKFEETVRTESPIGMKIKLSKSGDASIVQQDAKEMQIKHKDKLDMVQESPKRTESPIGMKIKLSKTGDASIIQSERQDFLEEYKDNVQIKPKEKLESCYGSPKRTDSPIGMKIKLSKSGDASIVSPDLLEENKDINKMKDKLELSPEIPKRTESPIGMKIKLAKTKGGGASIISVENSEEVKDKLEIPDIPKRTESPLGMKIKLSKTGDASIVHSEVLDEIKDKMDTVQDASKSLESSHIEVSEEEQSVETIHETLPKIDSPLGMKIKLSKFGDASIVSLEKQEQLEESPKRTESPLGMKIKLSKSGDASIIQTDTSEDANKTIRTIEAEHTKTTDASLGMKIKLLKTGDASIVDPEKKDREQRRRDAESSLEMKIKLSKTGHPTIVACDNQAEVYKSKEAVDPPQNFAQRYKEPGQIGHKEPALKILKSGNSTILQSNRSELTIEPVQMQGKKLENVIEMSPKRKDITIAPIESKKSKLETQLTQILPEVTIQPVTSREQKQFLFDPKNSAISLQQMNVINQEISITQVRPQKSTDASMNEKLKDILSKNVSGSPLNSDCEIIEHRSELIIVNENSNSSQDVVIIEEVSTNRMPEVKVPKKRGRPRRNPLPQGITHPPPHLLISRDPLPLDDAQQMQQPQVPHFPQSRENERPKRTCRSQKSYAPPRRGRGRGRGKRKLDTVDPQIMKKPRIEQDLNAIEASTTAVITIDDSGLQQESFGKSPELYKALKQPVMDSKIVNSSGKVNKKIMGQKNGGVKSANIVNNTLPDSTGMQSETNKPPEMRLPKPISNEVKDKKLADIVPERMQKTATKLESDIRSDKPMENAKLENKDMLVPPGHPNWLTPALKRTENATKHENMSMVQVIDEETRMSAESSSRSQTPARNISAPASDTIVNEESQGSVLSTATTESEKVKVKNRRMEINFDPDEGPFTVDKIAEYEWPLDRKGETFMIQEQISQYLGVKSFKRKYPDLKRRVVDMEERNYLRENGLVSEAMCDMGLTAICSSEVLDVMCSDFPDQYEEYRKHMREKQVKEHSKKQKELTAAANAEKNRIDLAEMAVQSALSWNISLNKARRENRKCSLDLQTFTIHVPKKQQEVESERRIGHYPVALIPGQYTDYYREYTPAELRYYPLNTVLYGPMRPNERKFDSQSEGSQSDTDSDSSSDDSSSSSSEGTQDTEGSQSTMDDVDMEITNRKDEIKLKCKMCLKTLNKHSKNEVLIQCGTCNGHVHPSCIDLTLDMVPHIQSYAWQCTDCKTCAQCHDPADEDKMLFCDMCDRGYHIYCVGLRRVPQGRWHCQECAVCVNCGSREPGGINSDRNSVAQWQHEYKKGDKNIRVYVSTLCVPCSKLWRKGRYCPHCSRCHTAPRLDLEVNLVHCSACDKYLHLGCVETKGMPLDRKNYLCDFCAPNRQQLVKSLISRTLRT; the protein is encoded by the exons ATGGAAGAAGAAgtaaatttaactttaaaacttGAAGAAACTGAATCACAGtcagaaataatgaaaaatgataTAGAAGTGGATCCTGAAAATAAAAAGGAGAATTCAACTGAAGAAATTGTAAAAGAGTCACAGGTGGAAGTAATTAAAAATGATGTCGCAGATGAGCCTGAAAATCAACAGAGTAGTGCGTTTCACGAAGAGATTATAAATGAATCACAACCTGAAATTGTAACTAAATCACAGTTAGAAATAATCAAAAGTGATGGTAAAGAAGAGCCTGAAACTAGAAAGTATGCAACACTTCCTAAAGAAActttaatagaaaatgaaaaaaattttgTCATTAATATGGATGATAATATTGCACATTCAGCAAATGTGGAAACAGCAAGTGATATTGAAATGAATGCagaaaaagttgtaaagataACTGATGCAGAAGATCTAGAGTTAAATAAGAATGAGGAGCTCTCTAACAAGCAACAATTGGAAGATAATTTAAAGTGCGATACCAATAAGGAtaatttgaaagatattttagaAACTGCTAGTAAAGTAGAAGATATATTTTCCGAAGAACAGTGCCAAAGTACACAGGATATTGTTACAAGTATCCTAGATGATGTAAGAAATGCAActgatttcaaaaatattttaagcacGGAAGCTGTGGTAGCAAATGAAATAGAAGAGGTTCTTCAACAATCTGGAAATATTCCATTAGCAGAAACTGAAATTGAAGAATTGACTGAAAAATTACCACAGGATTCAGAAGATATCCTAAATAAGGATATGGAGGATTCAATCTCAGAACACATAGATTCCCTAGAAGGACTGTTAGGTTTAGATTTAATACCAGAGGGAGAGGATTCCTCATTGAAAGCAACAAAAGCTGAAGAGGAACTTCAGAAATCAGACCAATTATCAAAGGTTGTAGACATGAGTCTTTTATTAGAACAATCAGATCCCATTTCTGACATGGCACAAACTTCTGATTATATAACACAGGTGATCAGTAGTTGTTTAACAGATAGAAATGATTTACCATTAGAAACTACAAAGAAATCCAATACAATTGAAGTTGTTGATGATAAAGTTAAAAAATCTCCAGCTAGTGATATATTGAAAATCGATGGAAGTATAATTGTTGAGTCTATAGATAAGGATGAAAATGTTGAAGATTTACAAAAAGATTTAAAGCAAGTTACGGACCTAGAAGAAAATGAATTGGACATAGATTTTGAAGAAGCTCAATTGGAGTCTGTAGGTGATCTCGAAGACATAGAATCACAGCCagaaatagataaaaatgaTGTTGATGAAGAatctgaaaatattaaaaatgcagGACTTTCTGAAGAAATTGTAGCGGAAGATCAAGAAAATTTAGTTATTAATATGGATGATAATACTGTAAATGCAACAAATGTGGAAACAGCCAGTGATATTGAAATAGAATTAGCTTCAGATATCTTGCTGCATAACATGGATCATAATGACAAAGCTGAAAATGTAGGAGATATACAGAAAGATTTAAAAGTGGATAGTGATTTAACAGAAACTGAATTGGATATCGAATTTGAGGAAGCACACCTGGAATCTGTAGGTGATCTTGAAGAAATAGAATCACAGGCAGAAATAACTAAAAGTGATCTCGAAGAAATAGAATCACAGGCAGAAATAACTAAAGGTGACGTTAAAGAAACAGAACCACAGGAAGAAATAGCTGAAAGTGATctcgaagaaataaaattacagGCAGAAATAGCTAACAGtgatattaaagaaatagaatcaCAAGTAGAAATGCCTGAAAGTGATGTTGAAGAAACAGAATCACAGACAGAAATAGCTAAAGGTGATGTTGAAGAAACAGAAGTACAGATAAAAATAGCTGAAGATAATGTTGAAGAAACAGAATCACAGACAGAAAGAGCTGAAGATAATGTTGAAGAAACAGAATCACAGGCAAAAATAGCTGAAGGTAATGTTGAAGAAACAGAATCACAGACAGAAAGAGCTGAAGATAATGTTGAAGAAACAGAATCACAGGCAGAAATAATTAAAGGTGATATTAAAGAAACAGAatcaaagataaaaataaataaaagcaatATTGAGGAAACAGAAACACAGATAAATATAGCTAAAGATAATGTTGAAGAAGAACctgaaaataaaaacaatatggAACTTACTGAAGAAATTATAATTGAATCACAGCCAGAAATAATGAAAAGTAGTGTTGAAGAAGAGTgtgagaataaaaagaaaatggaatTTACTGAAAAAATTGTAACTGAATCACAGCCAAAAATAATGAAGTGTGATATTGAAGAAGAGTCTGAGAATAAAAAAGAACTTCCTGTAGAACTTCCTATAGAACTTCCCGCAAAACTTCCTGAAAAGATTGTAATAGAAGATCaggaaaatttaattattaatatggaTAATAATACTGTAAATTTGGCAAATGTAGAAAGAGCAAGTAATATTGATACTTCAAATATCTTGTTGCATAATATGGATTGTTATGGGAAAGAAGAAGATGTTGGGGATTTGCAAAAAGTTTTAAAAGGGGATACTAATTTGACAGAAAATGAATTGGGCATGGATTTTGAAGGAGCTCCACTGGAATCTGTAAATGATCTTGCAGAAACAGAATTACAGCCAGCCATAACCAAAATTGATGTTGAAGAGGAATCTGAGAATAGAAAGCACATAGAACTTCCTGGAAAAATTGTAACTGAACCACAGCCAGAAGTAGTAAAGAATGCTGATGAAGAAGAACATGAGAATAGGAAAGGTGTAGAATTCTCTGaagaaattataacaaaaattcaaGAAAATTTAGTTATTGATATGGATGTTAATAGTGTAGATTTATCAAATGTGGAAAGATCAAATGATATTGAAACACAATTAACCTCAGATATCCTGTTGCATAACATGGGTCAAGATAACAAAGATAACAATTTTGAGAATTTGCAAAAGGATTTAAGAGAAGGTACTAACTTGGACATGGACTTTGAAGAAGCCCCATTGGAATCTATAACTGATCTTGAAGAAACAGAGTCACAATCAGGAATTGTGAAAAATGATATTGAAGGGGATTCTTCTGAGGATAGAAAGAATGCAGGACTTCCTGAAGCAATTGTAACAGAAGATAATCCAGCAGAAGGTAATCTAACAGAGGATAATCTAACAGAGGATAATTTAGCAGAAGAAAATTTAGTTACTAATATGAAAGATAATATTGCAGATTTCCCAAATATGGAAAGATCAAGTGACATTGAATTAGAATTGCCTTCAGATATCTTGCTGCCTAACGTGGATCATGATGAAAATTTAGATGATGCTCGGTCTGCCATAGAAACATCTCAACCTAGTTCTGAAATATCTGAGCTTGAATCAGCTGTTAAATTCTTGCAAGAGTCTGAAGAACAAGCAATGGATTCTCCTTTGGTATTATCTCCTAAAATGATGGAAAGTGTCGTAGATGATATATCCAAACAAGCTGATGCATCATCTCTGTTTGTACCTAATGAAGATATATGCGAAAATACGTCAGAATTAGAAGTGGAACTACAGAACATCACGACGGATTCGATTTCTATTTCTGAGGCGGAAATCATCTCGGAAGCTGCGAAACTGGAAAGCGAGAGAAAACTTGCCGAGCAAATTAAAATTGTTGCTTTACAAGACAAGTTTGAGATAGATGATGATAAAGAAACAATAAATGAAGGTATAATCGAAGGGAAGATAACACTATCTGAGACTAAATTTGGCGTAACACCTTTGGAGAACATTGAAATACAGCAATTACGAAACTTAGAAAGCAATAAGGTATCTGACGCAGTGATAACATTACCACATGTTTCACCCAACGTTTTAAAGACATCCGAATCTATACCAAAAGTTTCGATTTTAGAAGAACGTCTAAGGGAACCACCCAAGATAGAAATTCCTACTACAGATGTGGCAAAAGTATCGTTATCTCCGAACATCTCTAAAGATAGCCTCTTGATTCAAAAGGATGCAAAATTAATTGCCTATCAAAAGATGTTGGAATCGCCGAAGATGTCCGATAAATCAGAATCGAAGATAGTTGACACACCACGAAAGGATTCCGAAAAACACGATTTCGAAAATGTAGGATCTCCACGAATCATTTTAAAGATAGCAAAGTCTGCAATCACTGATTGTGGCGAACCAAGATCACCTAAAAGTCCGAAGATCAGATCTGCGACCAACTCGCCAAATCCTGAAGACAGTCCAGGTCAAAAACTAgggaaaataaaattgaaattatctaAAGGAGGTCATCCTTCTATAATATCCAATGAGAACATCGAAGAAGTTGGACAGTGGTATTCCGAAGGATCATCATCGTTATCTCCTCTTggtatgaaaattaaattttcaaaatccGGGGATCCATCTATAGTTTCCGCTGAGAAATACGAATCGATCGATGATTGTAAAGAAGGTAAACACAAATTCGAAGAAACTGTGCGAACAGAATCGCCGATTGGAATGAAAATCAAGTTATCAAAAAGTGGTGATGCGTCTATAGTGCAACAAGATGCAAAAGAAATGCAGATAAAGCATAAAGATAAACTAGATATGGTTCAGGAAAGTCCAAAGAGAACGGAATCTCCAATTGGAATGAAAATTAAGCTTTCAAAGACTGGAGACGCCTCGATAATACAATCCGAGAGACAAGATTTTTTAGAAGAATATAAAGATAATGTGCAAATAAAACCAAAAGAGAAGCTCGAATCATGTTATGGATCTCCCAAGAGAACTGACTCTCCTATAGGAATGAAGATCAAACTATCTAAAAGTGGGGACGCTTCGATCGTTTCTCCGGATTTGctagaagaaaataaagatatcAACAAAATGAAAGATAAATTAGAATTATCTCCAGAAATTCCAAAGAGAACCGAATCCCCAATTGGAATGAAAATTAAGCTAGCAAAAACGAAGGGTGGCGGAGCTTCTATAATATCGGTAGAGAACTCTGAAGAAGTAAAAGACAAGCTAGAAATTCCAGATATTCCCAAACGGACGGAATCGCCGCTTGGAATGAAGATCAAATTGTCCAAAACTGGCGATGCATCGATCGTTCATTCAGAAGTATTGGACGAAATTAAAGATAAAATGGATACAGTTCAAGATGCGTCGAAATCATTGGAGTCATCGCATATTGAGGTCTCGGAAGAAGAGCAATCAGTGGAAACTATACATGAAACTTTGCCAAAAATTGACTCGCCTCTTGGTATGAAGATCAAGCTTTCTAAGTTTGGTGACGCATCCATAGTTTCTTTAGAAAAGCAAGAACAATTGGAAGAAAGTCCCAAGAGAACAGAATCACCTCTTGGTATGAAGATTAAACTATCTAAAAGTGGTGACGCTTCTATCATACAAACTGATACGTCTGAAGATGCAAATAAAACGATACGAACAATCGAGGCAGAACATACTAAAACCACTGATGCTTCTTTAGGTATGAAGATAAAGTTGTTAAAAACCGGAGACGCCTCTATAGTAGATCCAGAAAAGAAGGATAGAGAACAGAGACGTCGAGATGCAGAATCATCTCtggaaatgaaaattaaactaTCTAAAACGGGTCATCCAACGATAGTGGCTTGCGATAATCAAGCGGAAGTATACAAGTCCAAAGAAGCTGTTGATCCGCCTCAAAATTTTGCGCAAAGGTACAAAGAGCCTGGGCAAATCGGACACAAAGAACCTGCACTAAAGATTCTTAAAAGTGGTAATTCAACTATTTTACAAAGCAATCGTTCAGAACTGACTATTGAACCGGTACAAATGCAGGGAAAGAAATTAGAGAATGTGATTGAAATGTCTCCAAAGCGGAAGGATATCACCATCGCGCCGATCGAATCAAAAAAATCTAAGTTGGAAACTCAGCTTACTCAAATTTTACCTGAGGTTACTATTCAGCCTGTAACGTCTAGGGAACAGAAGCAGTTCTTGTTCGATCCAAAAAACAGTGCAATCAGTCTTCAACAGATGAATGTGATAAATCAAGAAATCAGTATTACTCAAGTGAGACCTCAAAAATCAACTGATGCTTCTATGAATGAGAAATTGAAGGATATTTTATCGAAAAACGTATCCGGTTCCCCGCTGAATTCCGACTGTGAAATTATAGAACACCGTTCAGAATTGATAATAGTAAATGAAAACTCAAACTCAAGCCAGGATGTTGTCATAATAGAAGAGGTATCTACGAATAGAATGCCAGAAGTTAAGGTGCCCAAGAAAAGAGGTAGACCCAGAAGGAATCCATTACCACAAGGAATTACTCATCCTCCACCTCATTTGTTAATATCTAGGGATCCTTTGCCTTTAGACGACGCACAACAGATGCAACAACCGCAAGTACCTCATTTTCCACAATCCAGAGAGAATGAGAGACCTAAGAGAACCTGCAGAAGTCAGAAGAGTTATGCACCTCCTAGAAGAGGTAGAGGGCGAG GTCGAGGAAAGCGAAAATTGGATACTGTGGATCCTCAGATAATGAAGAAGCCTAGAATCGAGCAAGATCTAAACGCGATAGAAGCGTCTACTACGGCTGTAATAACAATAGATGATTCTGGGTTGCAACAAGAATCTTTCGGAAAGTCACCAGAATTGTATAAAGCTCTTAAACAACCAGTAATGGATTCCAAAATTGTTAATTCTTCGGGTAAAGTCAACAAGAAGATTATGGGACAAAAGAATGGTGGAGTAAAAAGTGCAAATATAGTTAATAACACGCTTCCAGACTCCACGGGTATGCAATCGGAAACAAACAAACCACCGGAGATGCGATTACCTAAACCCATATCGAATGAAGTTAAGGATAAAAAGTTGGCTGACATCGTTCCTGAAAGAATGCAAAAGACTGCAACAAAATTAGAGTCCGATATTAGATCCGATAAACCAATGGAAAATGCAAAATTGGAAAACAAGGACATGTTAGTACCACCCGGACATCCAAATTGGTTAACACCAGCATTGAAACGAACAGAAAATGCTACAAAGCATGAGAATATGTCTATGGTACAAGTGATAGATGAGGAAACAAGAATGAGTGCAGAATCGAGTTCTAGATCTCAGACTCCAGCCAGAAATATTTCTGCACCAG CCTCTGATACCATAGTAAATGAGGAGTCTCAAGGAAGTGTACTTAGTACTGCAACTACAGAATCAGAAAAAGTAAAGGTCAAGAATCGAAGAATGGAAATTAATTTTGATCCAGACGAAGGACCATTTACAGTCGACAAAATTGCTGAGTATGAATGGCCACTTGATCGTAAAGGTGAAACTTTTATGATACAAGAACAAATATCTCAATACCTTGGTGTAAaatcttttaaaagaaaatacCCAGATTTGAAGAGAAGAGTTGTGGATATGGAAGAAAGGAATTATTTGAGAGAAAATGGTTTGGTTAGCGAGGCAATGTGTGATATGG GTCTAACTGCTATATGTAGTtcagaagtattagatgtaatgTGTAGTGATTTCCCAGATCAGTATGAAGAATATCGCAAACATATGCGTGAAAAGCAAGTAAAAGAACATTCCAAAAAACAGAAAGAATTAACAGCTGCTGCAAATGcagaaaaaaatagaattgatcTAGCAGAAATGGCAGTTCAGTCTGCATTATCTTGGAATATTAGCTTAAATAAAGCTCGACGAGAAAATAGGAAATGCAGCTTAGACTTACAAACTTTCACAATCCATGTGCCAAAGAAACAACAGGAAGTTGAGTCAGAACGCAGAATTGGTCACTATCCTGTTGCATTAATACCAGGGCAATATACAGATTATTACCGCGAATACACACCAGCTGAGTTACGGTATTATCCTCTAAATACTGTTCTTTATGGTCCCATGAGGCCAAATGAACGTAAATTTGATAGCCAATCAGAAGGATCTCAAAGTGATACCGATAGTGATTCATCTTCAGATGATTCAAG TTCGTCTTCTAGCGAGGGAACGCAAGATACCGAAGGCTCACAATCTACAATGGATGACGTAGATATGGAAATAACAAATCgaaaagatgaaataaaattaaagtgCAAGATGTGTTTGAAAACCTTAAATAAACATAGTAAAAATGAAGTATTAATTCAATGTGGTACATGTAATGGACATG TCCATCCATCGTGTATAGATTTAACATTAGACATGGTTCCTCATATTCAATCATACGCATGGCAATGCACAGATTGTAAAACTTGCGCTCAGTGCCATGATCCTGCAGACGAAGATAAAATGCTGTTTTGTGATATGTGCGATAGAGG GTATCATATTTATTG